CAGCCAAATAAAAACAAAAAGAACACATCATACTTAAAGTTGTAATAAGTGAAAACCGCAGCACCGAGTATTATAAATAAAGAACATAAGCTACTCACCCCTAATAAGCTCGGTTCTGCTAAAGGGTTACTCAGTAATAATTGGTACAAATGTCCGGCAATACTTAGTGAGATCCCTACTAAAATTGCGGTGATTATTTTTGGTAGGCGTAGTTCTAAAACTATCGTTTTTTCTAGTTCACTCATCTCAAAAATTGAGATAGTTGGAATGTGAAGACCTCCGTTAAAAGCGGCCAAATATAGAGTCAGACAAAACAAGAAGGTAAGTGAGTATATAGCCGTATTCTGCAATGCTTAATATCCATAAATAAATTTCGATGATTGTACCAAATACAATTAGATAAGATAGCCCAATTAAGAACACATCATACTTTTAATTTAATTAAGATATACTCAGCATCGAGAAAAAAATAAAAAAAGTAGACAAGTAAAATGCCTCAGGTAAGATACAAATAAAATGATTTAGTATGATGTGTTCTTATGGGTTACAAATTTAACCTTCGTAGTCAATTTGATTCGATCATGTTGATGACCAATGAATTAATAGAAGAATTAAAACAATTAGAGTCACCGTATTGTAGCTTTTATCACATACCGCCAGTACTCACTAAAGATGAGCAAACAATCCGTAACGAAATTATTATTAAACCCTATTTCGCAGATCATGCTTTTAATCAATGCTGCCAATCTTTAACCCATGTTTATCGTGAACATGAACATAGCGGTCGTGTTTTGAATCGCTACCCAGGCATTATCGCTGTTAATACCCAGAATCCTAGCGACTTAATTAATCGGATTAATCAGATAAACCAAGCCAAGCTTGCATTTAAAAATATGATTTTAAAGATTGGAAATAACGACTCTAGATTTGAAGCTGTTCATAATGCTATTCCTAATGTGTTAACGTTAGCGGTATATCGTCAAATCCACTTTGAACAAAATAAGCCCTTTTCTGTTCGCTTTACCTGGATGCACAAACACTCAATTAAAACTTTTACTAAAGCTGAAGCCATTACGCTGTTAAAAAACTCTGAGAATTATGGCGTTACAAACAAAATTAATGCCGAAGCTTGGCGAGCGCTTGTTAATAAAGAGTTGCTTCGTGTGTCATCATTATCTGATAAAGAAAAACTGAGGATACGCAGGCCTACTCCGGTTAGTCCTCAAGTTAATGTCAGGTTTGATGCAAAAAATAGGTATCACGTCAGTGCTGCGTTACCATTTATTTTAATCAATCCGAGCGAAGATGTTAAATTAGGCCATTTAACGGATTATTATAAAAAGGAAACAGATCCAAGGACAATCAAACGAGAGAGCTTAGTTGAACGATTATTCTTACAACGCTATTAACGAAAAAAGCAGTAATTATGTTAAATTACTGCTTTTTTACACGATACAAACAATAGCTTACTTAGAAACAATTTCGTCTAACTGATCACCATCAATAGTAAGCGCCTCTTCTACAATACGTTTACCGCTTTGAATTTCTAAACGTTTATTTTGCTTGTTTAGAGTCAGTATTTCTTCACAAAACTGATCAGATGGGTGCATTTCATAAGTGTAATCAATAATAATACCTGTTTTATCATCTTTAACATTTACAATCGTGTAATCTGATATCACACCCTTGTTGATTAAATCTTTCATTGTAGTCGTCATATCACGGCGAAGTGCTTTTAACTTATTCTCTGTAATTTCATCATTCGCGTATATCGAACCATATTTTTCCATAATAGAAAGTAAACGGAAATGATGAGTCTTACCTGGTGCCGCATATCGCCATAAGTGATAAAGACGAAGCATCATCCAACGGGATAAACCGCGTTTTAATTCTTGTGCTCGATTAAAGTAATAACCTTTATAATCTAAATTATCGATCATGTTATGAACAAATGCATTTAAGCACGCCACACATTTGACATTCCCGCCTTGGCCTTTTTTACCACTAAAGTGTAACGAAGATAAAAAATTCATATTTGATTCGTAAAATGAATCATCTACATTCGTATTTTTTGTATCGGTGGCAGAGTATTTGAATGAAAGCTTAGAACCTTGCAATGCTTCAAGAGATTCTTTTATTTGTGGAAAAGGCATCGACTGACCAACACCTTTCAGTTCTTGTGCTAACTCATTCATCGAAAAAACAACAGCGTATTGGATACCCGACTTAAAATTGATTTTTACAATTTTACCTTTTGATGCCAAACGGATTAACGCCCTTTCTACTTTTTCTTCTCGATCAGAAGGCCAAACTAAAAACTCTCGTTCTTCGCCATCTTCGCGGGAGCTTACAACCGCAGGAGTAATTTTTATTTCACCGTCGTATTGTATGCCGTCAATTTTTTCAGAAATTCGTCTTGTTACAATTGTTCTTTTCGGTGCTTCTTCTACAGGCAACTTCTTATGTCCAGATCGGACGAACCGACCCCATAAATCATAATGATTAAATGTATTTGAATAAGCACGTAACGCGTGGCTAGAATTTTCAATTGGAACTCTGACATCTTTATTATCAGTAAATAGCGCTAGGCTTTCATTATCATTGGCGCTTTCTACACCATGAATTTGGCCCCTTAGCGTATCTGGAAGATTCTCAACTGAAATCTTAACCTTGCTCGACATTGTTTTTTCCGTATAGTTTTTTATGACGAGTTATAACAACACATTCTCATCAAAAAGTTAATTATTAAAGTTAGTATAAAAGTGATCTGTCATTAAAAAAGATCATAGATCAACTGTATACTAAGTTAATTATGCAAAGATGATTTAATAGCTACTGAGATCAATATTTAACTAAGGTCACGTTTTCAGATCACT
This Pseudoalteromonas ulvae UL12 DNA region includes the following protein-coding sequences:
- a CDS encoding DNA replication terminus site-binding protein; translated protein: MGYKFNLRSQFDSIMLMTNELIEELKQLESPYCSFYHIPPVLTKDEQTIRNEIIIKPYFADHAFNQCCQSLTHVYREHEHSGRVLNRYPGIIAVNTQNPSDLINRINQINQAKLAFKNMILKIGNNDSRFEAVHNAIPNVLTLAVYRQIHFEQNKPFSVRFTWMHKHSIKTFTKAEAITLLKNSENYGVTNKINAEAWRALVNKELLRVSSLSDKEKLRIRRPTPVSPQVNVRFDAKNRYHVSAALPFILINPSEDVKLGHLTDYYKKETDPRTIKRESLVERLFLQRY
- a CDS encoding replication protein A is translated as MSSKVKISVENLPDTLRGQIHGVESANDNESLALFTDNKDVRVPIENSSHALRAYSNTFNHYDLWGRFVRSGHKKLPVEEAPKRTIVTRRISEKIDGIQYDGEIKITPAVVSSREDGEEREFLVWPSDREEKVERALIRLASKGKIVKINFKSGIQYAVVFSMNELAQELKGVGQSMPFPQIKESLEALQGSKLSFKYSATDTKNTNVDDSFYESNMNFLSSLHFSGKKGQGGNVKCVACLNAFVHNMIDNLDYKGYYFNRAQELKRGLSRWMMLRLYHLWRYAAPGKTHHFRLLSIMEKYGSIYANDEITENKLKALRRDMTTTMKDLINKGVISDYTIVNVKDDKTGIIIDYTYEMHPSDQFCEEILTLNKQNKRLEIQSGKRIVEEALTIDGDQLDEIVSK